A genomic window from Sulfurospirillum diekertiae includes:
- the petA gene encoding ubiquinol-cytochrome c reductase iron-sulfur subunit, with the protein METCQKRRDFIGMALAGVTAVGGVCALSAMKKSWDPLPSVQSAGFVTVDISTIEEGEARSFAWRGKPIFVLRKSADTPKNASRDVVIGEKVFTLVIGLCTHLGCIPSYESSSKTFKCACHGGVFDASGINTFGPPPRPLDIPPFKIAGETLVLGEEGEEYKKLTAKKA; encoded by the coding sequence ATGGAAACTTGTCAAAAAAGACGTGATTTTATTGGCATGGCACTCGCAGGCGTTACCGCAGTGGGCGGTGTCTGTGCATTGAGTGCGATGAAAAAGAGTTGGGATCCACTCCCAAGTGTTCAATCGGCGGGCTTTGTTACGGTGGATATTTCCACGATAGAAGAGGGTGAAGCGCGCAGTTTTGCTTGGCGTGGGAAGCCCATCTTTGTATTGCGCAAAAGCGCAGACACCCCTAAAAATGCAAGCCGTGATGTGGTCATTGGCGAGAAAGTCTTTACCCTCGTCATTGGACTTTGCACCCATTTAGGGTGTATTCCTTCGTATGAAAGCAGTTCTAAAACGTTTAAATGCGCATGTCATGGTGGCGTTTTTGATGCTAGTGGCATTAATACCTTTGGCCCTCCACCTCGCCCTTTGGATATTCCTCCCTTTAAAATTGCCGGTGAAACACTTGTCTTAGGCGAGGAAGGCGAAGAATACAAAAAATTAACCGCGAAAAAAGCGTAG
- a CDS encoding cytochrome b yields MAEIRKSEGFMDWLDQRLAVKAFMRVMMTEYWIPKNINFLWAMGVVLVVLFGVLLVTGLLLLMYYKPDINLAFDSVNYTIMQEVEYGWLWRHMHGVAASATFLIIYVHLFTGIYYGSYKKGREMIWITGMVLFIAFSAEAFSGYMLPWGQMSYWAAQVITNLFSGIPVIGDDVVIWIRGDYVVADATLTRFFMLHVVLLPLVIILVIAVHFYSLRFPHVNNQDSAEFDFEIESNKFLEGRKKESKVVPFWPVFLSKDFFVVGFFMTFFFFLACYQFDFAMDPINFEPANSMKTPAHIYPEWYFLWNYEVLRGFFFDIGGIAAMNIGLVAFVIANIVFMILPFLDRNPMNTAPAHKRPIFKYWFWLLVCDMIVLTVYGKLPPTGMNAWVGFVAAVIFLGLFIALPFITKHEAKGDEQ; encoded by the coding sequence ATGGCAGAAATTAGAAAAAGCGAAGGCTTTATGGACTGGCTTGACCAACGTCTCGCGGTCAAAGCGTTTATGCGCGTGATGATGACCGAATACTGGATTCCTAAAAATATCAATTTCCTTTGGGCGATGGGTGTCGTTTTGGTGGTTCTTTTTGGCGTGTTGTTGGTAACGGGGCTACTTTTATTGATGTACTACAAACCAGACATCAACCTTGCGTTTGACAGTGTAAACTATACGATCATGCAAGAAGTAGAGTACGGTTGGTTGTGGCGCCATATGCATGGTGTGGCGGCTTCAGCGACGTTTCTCATCATCTATGTTCACCTTTTTACGGGTATTTACTATGGTTCGTACAAAAAAGGGCGTGAGATGATTTGGATTACGGGCATGGTGCTGTTTATTGCGTTTTCCGCTGAAGCGTTTAGTGGTTATATGCTTCCGTGGGGACAGATGAGTTACTGGGCGGCGCAAGTGATTACCAATCTGTTTAGCGGTATTCCTGTGATTGGTGATGACGTCGTCATTTGGATACGCGGTGATTATGTGGTGGCAGATGCGACGTTGACACGTTTTTTTATGCTTCATGTGGTACTTTTGCCTTTGGTCATTATTCTCGTGATTGCGGTGCATTTTTACTCGCTTCGCTTCCCGCATGTGAATAATCAAGATTCTGCTGAGTTTGACTTTGAAATCGAGTCCAACAAGTTTTTAGAAGGGCGCAAAAAAGAGTCCAAGGTCGTGCCATTCTGGCCTGTTTTTCTCTCAAAAGACTTCTTTGTGGTTGGCTTTTTTATGACATTTTTCTTTTTCCTTGCATGTTATCAGTTTGATTTTGCGATGGACCCGATCAACTTTGAGCCTGCCAATTCGATGAAAACACCGGCACATATCTACCCTGAGTGGTACTTCTTGTGGAACTATGAAGTGCTTCGAGGCTTTTTCTTTGACATCGGTGGCATTGCGGCAATGAATATTGGTTTGGTTGCTTTTGTGATCGCTAACATCGTCTTTATGATTTTGCCTTTTTTAGATCGCAATCCGATGAACACAGCCCCTGCGCACAAACGACCTATCTTTAAATACTGGTTTTGGCTTTTGGTGTGCGATATGATTGTGCTCACCGTCTATGGAAAACTTCCTCCCACAGGTATGAACGCATGGGTTGGATTTGTCGCAGCCGTTATTTTTCTAGGATTGTTTATCGCCCTGCCATTTATTACCAAGCACGAAGCCAAAGGAGATGAACAATGA
- a CDS encoding c-type cytochrome, whose product MKEIKILAIVLFFTAVTYWGVEPYAHSQMHPHVAPADFSFKDMEPLHVNGNIDNGKALVEANCIACHSIKSLGLQAPMSFEEAASAYGVVPPDLSHAGVIYDKNYLAGFLKDPVGATKLSHKFSDAKPYAMPSFAFLSEQEIADVVAYLGNIVATKASNKMVFEEACGRCHSMKYDGLKAQTPTLSIQNYLGAVAPDVSMMIRSKKAEYLNTFINEPLKMVEGIAMPRVGLTEASQEQVIAYMESVGDRKKAERESLGLKLIGFMAIFTLIAYLWKVQIWKEVE is encoded by the coding sequence ATGAAAGAGATCAAAATTTTAGCCATTGTGCTCTTTTTTACAGCGGTGACCTATTGGGGTGTGGAACCTTATGCTCATTCACAAATGCACCCACATGTCGCCCCTGCTGACTTTAGTTTTAAAGACATGGAACCTTTACATGTAAACGGAAATATTGACAATGGCAAAGCCCTTGTCGAAGCCAATTGCATCGCGTGTCATAGCATCAAAAGTTTAGGTTTGCAAGCGCCTATGAGCTTTGAAGAGGCTGCAAGTGCCTATGGTGTTGTACCACCGGATCTCAGTCATGCAGGGGTGATTTACGATAAAAATTACCTTGCAGGCTTTTTGAAAGACCCTGTGGGGGCGACCAAACTTTCGCATAAATTTAGCGATGCCAAACCTTACGCGATGCCGAGTTTTGCTTTTTTAAGTGAGCAAGAGATCGCTGATGTGGTGGCGTATCTAGGTAATATTGTCGCTACCAAAGCTTCCAATAAAATGGTGTTTGAAGAGGCATGTGGCAGATGCCATAGTATGAAGTATGATGGACTTAAAGCGCAAACGCCTACACTGTCTATTCAAAACTATCTTGGAGCCGTTGCTCCTGATGTGTCGATGATGATTCGTTCTAAAAAAGCAGAGTATTTAAACACGTTTATCAACGAGCCACTGAAGATGGTTGAAGGCATTGCCATGCCTCGTGTGGGTCTGACCGAAGCGTCTCAAGAGCAAGTGATCGCTTACATGGAAAGTGTGGGAGATCGTAAAAAAGCTGAGCGTGAAAGCTTAGGCTTAAAGCTCATTGGATTTATGGCTATTTTTACCCTAATAGCGTATCTGTGGAAAGTTCAAATTTGGAAGGAGGTGGAGTAA
- a CDS encoding OprD family outer membrane porin, with protein MKLANLSLAALCVAGLSTCSFGADTLADAFKEGKISGELKAFYWDRDRNPSIPSDSIFNMGVMLNYKTGSLNGFSLGLTGQSNNAPFASSNAKQQFGWDEYGSGAQLSEAYLAYHTGKTTVQVGRMFLDTPLIASLGNRIIKESFEGASIVNTDLPNTTLTAAYVQKFQAQTDGAGNVGKFTTYNNPYGTSPLLEDGAYTLVAVNKSITGLTLTAAYAEDINTKGSMAYAEAAYSVAVNAFTYGLAAQYYYNDKEITGTKSSDLYGLKASLGYGAVSGYVAYTSVSNDATVTPGIGWGADLAYTGTIILSSSYPANTDAYAIGLGYAFTPTTTVNVAYTVTDDDDLSYGKATYISLTGNYAFDGALKGLNFLAMYDKENRDYAGAKDKDEFRFSAVYKF; from the coding sequence ATGAAATTGGCAAATCTTAGCTTGGCAGCTCTTTGTGTTGCAGGACTTAGTACCTGTTCTTTTGGTGCCGATACGTTGGCGGATGCTTTTAAAGAGGGCAAAATAAGTGGCGAGTTAAAGGCATTTTACTGGGATCGTGATCGCAATCCATCCATTCCGAGTGATTCTATTTTTAATATGGGTGTCATGCTCAATTATAAAACAGGTTCTTTGAATGGCTTTAGCCTTGGCTTAACGGGACAATCCAATAATGCCCCCTTTGCGAGTTCCAATGCAAAACAACAATTTGGTTGGGATGAATACGGCTCTGGCGCACAACTTTCTGAAGCATATCTTGCTTACCATACAGGTAAAACTACCGTTCAGGTGGGGCGTATGTTCTTAGATACGCCACTCATTGCCTCGTTAGGTAATCGTATCATCAAAGAGTCCTTTGAGGGTGCAAGCATCGTCAATACCGACCTTCCCAATACGACATTAACCGCAGCCTACGTTCAAAAATTCCAAGCGCAAACCGATGGGGCTGGAAACGTCGGCAAATTTACCACGTATAACAATCCTTACGGAACATCCCCTCTTTTGGAAGATGGCGCATATACCCTCGTAGCGGTGAATAAATCCATCACTGGTTTGACGTTAACCGCAGCGTATGCGGAAGACATTAACACCAAAGGATCCATGGCGTATGCTGAAGCGGCGTACAGTGTTGCTGTGAATGCGTTTACCTATGGTTTGGCGGCGCAATACTATTACAACGACAAAGAGATTACGGGTACGAAAAGCTCTGACTTGTACGGACTCAAAGCAAGCCTTGGATACGGTGCTGTGAGTGGTTATGTAGCCTACACCAGTGTCAGTAACGACGCAACCGTCACACCGGGCATTGGTTGGGGTGCAGACCTTGCATATACGGGCACGATCATACTTTCAAGCAGTTATCCTGCCAATACCGATGCTTATGCCATAGGTCTTGGATATGCGTTTACACCAACGACGACGGTGAATGTCGCTTATACGGTAACGGACGATGATGACCTCTCTTACGGCAAAGCAACCTACATTTCATTGACGGGTAATTATGCCTTTGATGGAGCGTTAAAAGGGCTTAATTTCTTAGCAATGTACGATAAAGAAAATCGTGATTATGCAGGTGCTAAAGATAAAGATGAATTTAGATTTAGTGCCGTGTATAAGTTCTAA
- a CDS encoding EAL domain-containing protein, with amino-acid sequence MTKIVLDNSFAALYKIPEASISINLSMHDIEREEITQYILTLLHQHHTEAHRIIFELLESEDIKDFLMIKKFIQTVKAQGVKIAIDDFGTGYSNFERLLSYEPDILKIDGSIIKNIQHNELNQHIVETMVLFAKKQHLTTVAEFVENEAIYEIVCEMGIDYSQGYYFGRPEMF; translated from the coding sequence ATTACTAAAATCGTCTTAGACAATTCATTTGCAGCACTCTACAAAATACCCGAAGCTTCTATTTCTATCAATCTTTCCATGCATGACATTGAACGTGAAGAGATTACCCAGTACATTTTAACCCTTCTTCATCAACACCATACAGAAGCACATCGCATTATTTTCGAGCTATTAGAGAGCGAAGATATCAAAGATTTTTTAATGATTAAGAAATTCATTCAAACGGTTAAAGCCCAAGGAGTCAAAATTGCGATTGATGACTTTGGCACAGGTTACTCAAATTTTGAGCGATTGCTCTCTTATGAGCCTGATATCCTGAAAATTGATGGAAGCATCATTAAAAATATTCAACACAACGAACTCAATCAACACATTGTTGAGACAATGGTTCTTTTTGCAAAAAAACAGCATCTCACGACGGTCGCTGAATTTGTTGAAAATGAAGCAATTTATGAGATTGTGTGTGAAATGGGTATTGATTACTCACAAGGCTATTACTTCGGAAGACCTGAAATGTTTTAA
- a CDS encoding EAL domain-containing protein, giving the protein MLKKKEIYEVLEQFLLNVKEHIVKIDSIEYDISVICSFTYGIFKVFEDAKIGIDHAIQNKQSIVYADGLSGIEYDNALKNIETIHMIKTAIDTGKIISYFQPIINNTTQKIEKYESLVRLITEDGQLLTPAYFLETAQKRALLY; this is encoded by the coding sequence GTGCTAAAAAAGAAAGAAATCTATGAAGTTTTAGAGCAGTTTCTTCTTAATGTTAAAGAACACATCGTCAAAATCGATTCTATCGAGTATGACATTTCCGTTATTTGCAGTTTCACGTATGGCATTTTTAAAGTTTTTGAAGACGCTAAAATCGGTATCGACCATGCAATTCAAAATAAACAATCTATCGTCTATGCCGATGGACTCTCAGGTATTGAGTATGACAATGCTCTGAAAAATATAGAGACCATTCATATGATCAAAACAGCGATTGATACAGGTAAAATCATCTCTTATTTTCAACCTATCATCAACAATACAACCCAAAAAATTGAAAAATACGAATCTTTAGTGCGCCTTATTACCGAAGATGGACAGCTCTTAACACCTGCGTACTTTTTAGAAACCGCCCAAAAAAGGGCGTTACTATACTAA
- a CDS encoding response regulator, which produces MEFMQTAPIQQTSQEKTLLYIEDNAHDREIATNLFSEFFAKIIVGVDGENGVHLYERYHDTIDLVITNITMPRMNGIQMIQSIRKVNPEVAIIVLSSQDEAHDFTQTIEIGVDGYLLKPLHQAQLTQTLNRVLEKLHLRYENKKNSLLLKQYENITNVSSIISKTDPKGVITFVNDKFCQISGYSKEELLGKSHNVIRHPDMPKAAFRDLWKTIKDEKQTWQGIVKNCAKNGDTYYVKTTVQPILNPEGEVEEYISLRHDITAIMSDKKQLFDFLEANRLSVLILVQIEDYPILEKFYDKASVGKIEDTFGRVMLYLMPNRWGFQRVYNLENGLYAFAIDRRSCRAKKERNL; this is translated from the coding sequence ATGGAATTCATGCAAACAGCGCCCATCCAACAGACCAGTCAAGAGAAGACGCTTCTTTACATTGAAGACAATGCCCACGATAGAGAGATAGCAACAAACCTTTTTTCAGAGTTTTTTGCCAAGATAATCGTAGGAGTCGATGGAGAAAATGGTGTCCATTTATATGAACGCTACCACGATACTATCGATCTTGTTATAACCAACATTACGATGCCTCGCATGAACGGCATTCAGATGATTCAGAGTATACGAAAGGTTAATCCTGAAGTTGCAATTATTGTCCTTTCTTCACAGGATGAGGCACATGATTTCACTCAAACCATCGAAATAGGTGTCGATGGATACCTGCTCAAACCTCTGCATCAAGCACAACTGACACAAACACTCAACCGTGTTCTTGAAAAACTGCATTTACGCTATGAAAACAAGAAAAATTCACTTTTACTCAAACAGTACGAAAACATTACCAACGTCAGTTCAATCATCTCTAAAACCGATCCTAAGGGTGTTATCACTTTTGTCAATGATAAATTTTGTCAAATTTCAGGGTACTCCAAAGAAGAGCTTCTTGGTAAATCGCATAACGTCATTCGTCATCCCGATATGCCCAAAGCTGCTTTTCGAGACCTTTGGAAAACAATTAAAGATGAGAAACAAACATGGCAAGGCATTGTCAAAAACTGCGCAAAGAACGGCGATACGTACTATGTTAAAACAACCGTCCAGCCCATTTTAAACCCAGAGGGCGAGGTTGAAGAGTACATCTCCTTGCGCCACGACATTACGGCTATTATGAGCGATAAAAAACAGCTTTTTGATTTTTTGGAAGCGAACCGTCTTTCCGTTCTCATTTTAGTGCAAATTGAAGACTATCCTATTTTGGAAAAGTTTTACGACAAAGCCAGTGTCGGTAAAATCGAAGATACATTTGGTAGAGTTATGCTCTATCTGATGCCTAATCGCTGGGGATTTCAGCGCGTTTACAATCTTGAAAATGGTCTTTATGCCTTTGCCATCGATAGGCGAAGTTGCCGTGCTAAAAAAGAAAGAAATCTATGA
- a CDS encoding phosphatidylserine decarboxylase: MQRYPNFKSSIASRLFGIFASKEFPSPIQRIINQTYVSMMKVDLMEFEEASAYKSLNKLFTRKFKTRRLFNINKETIISPCDSLVSAFGTIENALALQIKGFSYSVRKLLGDYIAKQEKDRLEGGSYVNFYLSPRDYHRYHAPIDMRVTKALHIPGKLYPVNFCWLKKVQGLFLENERVVLECYTKEDTLFYMVFVGALNVGKMAFTFDKTIQTNAKSSLQQCYLYDDLFISKGDELGHFEMGSTIVMLFEKESINLELGGITQVQFGQPIGGLINGIHANSAHPTDQSREDASLH, translated from the coding sequence ATGCAACGCTATCCTAATTTTAAAAGTTCTATTGCGTCTCGTCTTTTTGGTATTTTTGCATCCAAAGAGTTTCCAAGTCCAATACAACGCATCATTAATCAAACCTATGTTTCCATGATGAAGGTTGATCTGATGGAATTTGAAGAAGCTTCTGCTTACAAAAGTTTAAATAAGCTGTTTACCCGAAAATTTAAAACCAGACGCCTTTTTAATATCAATAAAGAAACGATCATCTCGCCATGCGATAGTCTTGTCAGTGCTTTTGGAACCATAGAAAATGCGTTAGCCCTTCAAATTAAAGGGTTTAGCTACAGTGTAAGAAAATTGCTAGGTGATTACATTGCAAAACAGGAGAAAGACCGTTTAGAGGGCGGCTCTTATGTTAATTTTTACCTCTCTCCTCGTGATTATCACCGTTACCATGCACCGATTGATATGCGTGTTACAAAAGCGTTACATATTCCAGGTAAACTGTATCCTGTCAATTTTTGTTGGTTAAAAAAAGTGCAGGGATTGTTTCTCGAAAATGAACGTGTTGTACTAGAATGCTATACCAAAGAAGACACCCTTTTTTACATGGTTTTTGTGGGTGCTTTAAATGTCGGGAAAATGGCATTTACCTTTGATAAGACCATCCAAACCAATGCCAAGTCAAGCCTTCAGCAATGCTATCTTTATGACGATCTTTTCATTTCAAAAGGCGATGAACTTGGTCATTTTGAAATGGGTTCAACCATTGTTATGCTTTTTGAAAAAGAATCTATCAATCTCGAACTTGGTGGTATCACACAAGTCCAGTTTGGGCAACCTATAGGAGGATTAATCAATGGAATTCATGCAAACAGCGCCCATCCAACAGACCAGTCAAGAGAAGACGCTTCTTTACATTGA
- the dbpA gene encoding ATP-dependent RNA helicase DbpA, whose product MFNAFITEPKMLQNLNDLGYVSMTPIQKACIPLALAGRDLVAKAKTGSGKTAAFGIPLLMALHVNSMRIQSVVLCPTRELAEQVSAELRRLARFAHNIKIVTLCGGARFVPQCINLEHGAHIVVGTPGRILQHLQEKTINFEHIKTLVLDEADRMLDMGFYEDIEKIIAKMPTKRQTLLFSATFPKEIERMCNEVQNDALHVSIEEEATTSPNITQICYTVEPREKEEALKGVLLESDAKSVIIFCKTKIGVAELQGYLLDEGFDALSLHGDLEQIDRDEHLLLFANGSAQILVATDLASRGLDVKDIEMVINYELPQTMEIYTHRIGRTGRMEKEGMAVSFVTPREESFLEELKEANFAFTCKSLSDLNPTLSKPKKAQYITLCIDAGKKQKMRAGDILGTLTKDLGLEGKFIGKIDILEKFSYVAIAREYADKAFDGLCATTIKNRRFKIWKLG is encoded by the coding sequence ATGTTTAACGCGTTTATCACCGAGCCTAAAATGCTCCAAAACCTCAATGATTTGGGCTATGTGTCCATGACACCGATTCAAAAAGCGTGCATTCCTTTAGCGCTTGCAGGTCGTGATCTTGTTGCTAAAGCCAAAACAGGTAGTGGCAAGACAGCCGCATTTGGAATACCCCTTTTGATGGCGTTACATGTAAACTCCATGCGCATCCAATCGGTGGTACTTTGCCCAACCCGTGAGCTAGCCGAACAAGTCAGCGCGGAGCTAAGAAGGCTTGCCAGATTTGCCCACAATATCAAGATCGTCACCCTTTGTGGTGGAGCTCGTTTTGTACCGCAGTGCATCAACCTAGAGCATGGCGCGCACATCGTGGTAGGAACTCCTGGGCGCATTTTGCAGCATTTGCAAGAGAAAACCATCAATTTTGAACACATTAAAACGCTCGTACTTGATGAAGCGGATCGCATGCTCGACATGGGTTTTTACGAAGACATCGAAAAAATCATCGCCAAAATGCCAACCAAACGCCAAACGCTACTTTTCTCTGCCACGTTCCCCAAAGAGATCGAGCGCATGTGCAATGAAGTGCAAAATGACGCTTTACATGTCAGCATCGAAGAAGAAGCAACCACGTCTCCCAACATCACCCAAATCTGCTACACCGTCGAGCCACGCGAAAAAGAAGAAGCACTTAAAGGTGTTTTACTGGAAAGCGATGCTAAGTCGGTCATCATCTTTTGCAAAACCAAAATCGGTGTAGCGGAACTTCAAGGCTACCTTTTAGACGAAGGCTTTGATGCACTTTCCTTGCATGGCGATTTAGAACAAATCGACCGTGACGAACACCTACTTCTCTTTGCCAACGGCAGTGCGCAAATCCTCGTAGCGACCGACCTTGCCTCACGTGGCTTGGATGTCAAAGATATCGAAATGGTCATCAACTACGAACTCCCCCAAACCATGGAAATCTACACCCATCGCATCGGACGAACAGGACGCATGGAAAAAGAAGGCATGGCAGTCAGCTTTGTCACGCCACGCGAAGAGAGCTTCCTTGAAGAGCTTAAAGAAGCCAATTTTGCCTTTACATGTAAAAGCCTCAGCGACTTAAATCCAACCCTATCAAAGCCCAAAAAAGCCCAATACATCACGCTTTGCATCGATGCAGGCAAAAAACAAAAAATGCGCGCCGGCGACATCTTGGGCACACTCACCAAAGACTTGGGACTAGAGGGCAAATTCATCGGCAAAATTGACATCTTAGAAAAATTTTCTTACGTCGCCATAGCGCGTGAATACGCCGATAAAGCGTTTGATGGACTGTGCGCCACGACGATTAAAAACAGACGGTTTAAGATATGGAAGTTGGGGTAA
- a CDS encoding helix-turn-helix transcriptional regulator → MKKELKPYVALCDAITKLFYPNVEVVMHDLEAKKLVHIVNAFSKRRVGDAMISELKDLDGIKENWVGPYDKTSSDGKRLKAVSIIVRDMEEKPIGMICINYNTEPIETLFESLKGFLHVNDSAPKPSVLFSQSWREHTEETIEKYLSSKNIALSGLSSDDKKELVIFLESEGIFAIRNVVGYICSVLNVSKATIYNWLKVVRG, encoded by the coding sequence ATGAAAAAAGAACTTAAACCTTATGTCGCCTTGTGCGATGCCATCACGAAACTGTTTTACCCCAATGTTGAAGTCGTCATGCACGACTTGGAAGCCAAGAAGCTCGTTCACATCGTCAATGCCTTCTCAAAGCGTCGTGTGGGTGATGCGATGATTAGTGAGCTCAAAGACTTAGATGGCATCAAAGAAAACTGGGTCGGACCGTACGATAAAACCAGTAGTGATGGCAAACGCCTTAAGGCGGTGAGCATCATCGTGCGAGACATGGAGGAAAAACCCATCGGAATGATCTGCATTAATTACAACACTGAACCCATCGAAACGCTGTTTGAATCGCTCAAAGGCTTTTTACATGTAAACGACTCCGCGCCCAAACCTTCCGTACTTTTTTCCCAAAGTTGGAGAGAACATACCGAGGAGACGATAGAGAAGTACTTAAGCAGTAAAAACATCGCCCTATCAGGTCTTTCAAGCGACGATAAAAAAGAGTTGGTGATTTTCTTAGAAAGCGAAGGCATCTTCGCCATTCGCAACGTCGTGGGGTATATCTGCTCGGTGTTAAATGTCTCGAAAGCTACGATTTATAACTGGTTGAAGGTGGTGAGAGGTTAA
- a CDS encoding NAD(P)-dependent oxidoreductase has translation MAIGFIGLGNLGTAIAKRLMSMNEEVLVWNRTKAKAEAKGFVCESSPKALIEKCDTVLMCLFDSAGVRNVLTMENGLLSVNLKGKTIIDLTTNHFNDVIEFHAMVEKHGGSYLESPVLGSVVPASKGELTAVCAGRESVYLTCKPLLEKFASTIFHLKEAGFAAKMKLINNLCLGSFMATIAECTALGEACGIDKKELLEILGAGGGKSLVLAAKTQKLIDEDFSPHFSTSAITKDLHCLQDLAYSLNRPLYTASVTKELFSKMKMMGKGDEDFSSIYQLFKA, from the coding sequence ATGGCAATCGGTTTTATAGGACTCGGAAATTTAGGAACGGCGATCGCAAAACGGTTAATGAGTATGAATGAAGAGGTTTTAGTGTGGAATCGCACCAAAGCGAAAGCCGAAGCCAAAGGTTTTGTGTGTGAAAGTTCCCCCAAAGCACTTATCGAAAAATGTGACACGGTGCTCATGTGTCTGTTTGACTCAGCAGGTGTACGCAATGTTCTCACGATGGAAAACGGACTTTTAAGTGTCAATCTCAAAGGCAAAACCATCATCGACCTTACGACCAACCATTTCAACGATGTCATTGAATTTCATGCGATGGTTGAAAAACACGGAGGCAGTTACCTCGAATCGCCTGTTTTAGGCAGCGTTGTGCCAGCCAGTAAAGGTGAGCTCACTGCCGTTTGCGCGGGGCGTGAGAGTGTTTATCTTACATGTAAACCACTTCTTGAAAAATTTGCCTCAACCATTTTTCATCTCAAAGAAGCTGGATTTGCGGCGAAGATGAAGCTGATTAACAACCTCTGCTTAGGATCATTTATGGCGACCATCGCAGAGTGTACGGCTCTTGGTGAGGCGTGTGGCATTGATAAAAAAGAGCTTTTAGAGATTTTGGGCGCGGGTGGTGGAAAGTCATTGGTATTGGCAGCAAAAACACAAAAACTCATCGATGAAGACTTTAGTCCGCATTTTAGCACTTCTGCGATTACGAAAGATTTGCATTGTCTGCAAGACTTGGCGTACAGTCTGAACCGTCCGCTTTACACCGCAAGTGTCACCAAAGAGCTTTTTTCCAAAATGAAAATGATGGGCAAAGGCGATGAAGACTTTAGTTCGATCTATCAGCTTTTCAAAGCGTAA